A segment of the Flavobacteriales bacterium genome:
TAAGGTTGAATTGCCGTGAGGGTTGAATGCCCTGTGACACAAGAGCAACCAATAACCTCCAACCGGCAACTGAGATGAAAGTCGAGATAATCACCCCGGATAAAGAGCTCTTCAAGGGCGAGGCCAGCTACGTAGGCGTGCCCGGCGTTGATGGCGGCATGGGCTTCCTGAACAATCACGCGCCATTGATCACCGTGCTCAAGGCAGGTGATGTGACGGTGAAGACCGCGGAAGGCGAGAAGCGCTTCCCGGTGAAGGGCGGTGTGGTGGAGGTGATGAAGAACACGGTGCTGGTGCTCGCGGAGTAAGTCGCCGGATCGATTATGGAACAGACGCGAACGGCGCTCCAAAAGGGCGCCGTTTGGAATTGGATGCGCGGGGAACCACGGAAACGACGAACGGGCCTCGGCTTGCGCCTCGACCCGTCCGTCCCCCTTTGGTCCCCTAACCCCGGACCATGCTGTTGTGCGCTGTGCGAGCACACAGGCGGTTAGCCCGTGTTACTTGCTCAACACCTTGAATTCAGTGCGCCGGTTGTTCTGGTGCTGCTCCTCACTGCATTTCTCGCAGGCGCATGCCTCGCTGGGCTTGCTTTCGCCGTAGCCCTTGCTCATCAATCGTCCTTTCTCGATGCCCTGGCTGATGAGGTAGTCCACAGCGCTCTTGGCGCGCTTCTCCGAGAGGCTCATGTTGTACGCGTCCTTGCCTCGGCAATCGGTGTGACTGCTCAGTTCAATGCGAACGGTAGGGTTGTCGCGCAGGGTCTGCACCAGCTTGTCAAGCTCGATGGCGGCATCCGGGCGGATGTTCCATTTGTTGTAGTCGTAGAAGATGTTGTCGAGGCGCACCACCTGGTTCACTTCCAGCGGGAAGAGTCGGAAATCCGTGCGGATCACAGGGCTCGTTGCCGTGCGCGTGCTGATGCGTGCGCTCTGCTTGAAGTAGTTCTCCTTGTCCGCCTGGAGGCGGTAGTCGGTCTCCTTCAAGAGCGGGAAGCTGTATCGGCCACTGTCGTCGGTGGCGTGGCGCGCCACCTCGTTGCCTTGCCCATCGGTGAGCACCACGGTGGCGCCGGCCAGTGGCAGGTTGGTGCTGCCGTCGAGCACGGTGCCCTCTGCGAGGTAATCGTACTTCTCCATCTCGATCACGATCTCCTCCAGCTGATCGTCGTTGGTGGCCACGGACTTCTCCGCTTGATTGTAGCCGGTGGCGTTGGCTGCGAGGAGGTAGCGCTCGCGGTAATCCGCATCGATGCTGAACTTTCCGCCGGGCAGCATCTGCACGATCGCGTTGCGCACGGTCTCGCCCTTGCCGTCCTTCACCGTGATGCTGGCCGTTTCGATCGGTTCCTTGGTGGCCTTGTCGATCACGCGGCCGGCCAGGCGCATCTGCTGCGGCCGGATGGTGCAGCCGTAGATGTCATCGCTGCCCGCACCGCCGGTGCGGTCGCTCACGAAGAACCCTGTGCTATCGTTGATCAGGATCAAGCCGTGGTCGTTGAAGCGCGTGCTCATGGGGTAACCCAGGTTGAACACGT
Coding sequences within it:
- the atpC gene encoding ATP synthase F1 subunit epsilon yields the protein MKVEIITPDKELFKGEASYVGVPGVDGGMGFLNNHAPLITVLKAGDVTVKTAEGEKRFPVKGGVVEVMKNTVLVLAE